The Papaver somniferum cultivar HN1 chromosome 6, ASM357369v1, whole genome shotgun sequence genome segment TCTCATGTCccataaatatatttttaattgtTGGAAGTTCTCAAATTTGGGATTCATGGTTTGGAATTTGCTAATACTGATTTTACATCCTTTTGTTGTTTGTTATCCATAGCTTTGTGCTGCCTTGAACATAGACAAGAGAAGTGTGGATAGAGACCTTGATGTATACCGTAACCTGCTTTCCAAGTTGGTTCAATCGAAGGAactgttgaaggagtttgtcgcAAGGTACACGATCATTTCCGCTCGAACTTAATctcttcatttttattttctaagatATTTTAGTGTTTTTGACTGATAGTTATAGTCCTACTGTCATTCATCTTTTATGAAGACCACAGGCCAGTTTTTACATGTAGCAAATATCAAATTGATTTTACCCTAGTCTGAAATGGATCGGTAAAATCACCCATTATTAACAGAATATTAGGCTCTTACATGTTTTGTTTATGGTGttcagagaaaagaagaaaagagaagaaaggtCAGAACCTCAGAAAGCTAGTGAGGCTATTTCCAAATGCTTAGGAGATTTTCATCTGTAGGCCTGTAAAGTTAGCAACCTCTCGTGCATGACTGTCCAAGAACGTTCAACATTGACTCACATTTTTTCTTGCAATCGGACCCAACAACTTCGGATACATTTTCTCACGCAAAGTGGACCGAACAAGGTCCCGGGTTATTTTTCAGTCAACTAATGCTTAtttgcttcaaatgtatctagggATGTTTGTATATGGAAGATGCATATATGTATACAAAAACAATCCATAATGAGCCAAATTTCAGTACTGAGTTTTACATATTGTTGCACCTGAAATTCAATAATGCATATTTCCTCCTGCACAAGAGTCTTGAGTTAGCAAACAAGTCGAATCTTGAAAGGAAGAAAGAAGGGGTTTTCCACCCATATCTCTATAGCTGTGCAATTGAATATGTAGTTCTGATAATTGGAATTGAAATTatagatttccaaaataatccATATCCCAAAAGAACTACAATGTGTTGCCCTGGACAATCACCACCATATTTACATCCTAACAGGTACCGGTAAGAATGAGAAccacaacaaaatatgaaggatgaaCAAGCAACAAAGCTGTTAGAAAGGGCATTCAAccacaacaaaatatgaaggatgaaCAAGCAATAAAGCTGTTAGAAAAGGCATTCAGTGCACCAGATTAACTCAGCTGACTAATGTCAACGTCTGCAGGGAGTTTAAATGTATCTGCTGCCCCAaacttcctcctttcttctgatTCTTCCTCGTCTAGTTCACCAGAGCTATCATCATCTTGTTGACGATGACTAGGAGAAGATGGATCATAGACACTTTTAGATATGCAACCTGGGGCTGCAAGCATGTTTACTTGACCTAGGTGAGAGATTTCAACCACGACAGTGTCATCATCGACCGGGAGGGGCTGTTTCCATGGTTCCCCATCAATTCTCATGTAAGTGCTGTCAGCTGCACCTTTGTGAAACTCGAATCGGATTCGGTGTGCCTACATCAAGAAAATTCTTAGCAGGTTCTCTATGATAATTTGTTCCCATCAACTCCATTGATAGGAAAGCCAGTAATGAGAATACAAAATATTTAAGAAGTTTTTTCAACCTGAGCGAGACGAGTCCCATGTCCTTTTGGAGCCAGCAATACAAGCCCATGCCAAGCATCTCTGAAACCCACAACCTCAATAAGACCATCATCCACATAGGGTGCAGTCAAATCTCTCTGCAGATCAAGCAAATGAAAAGAAGTTTGTCAGGCATTTCTTTAGCAAAAAGAAGTTGAAACCATACATCAATAATTCAGATGACATCAATTCTCTTCCTCGAAAACATGTGGAAGATTAATGCGTCAGATAAAACTCACATCTCGTGATTTCTTCTGATTTGGTGTACCCCAAGGATTTAGACCACCAGAAAAGCTAGGCAAGTTGAGACAGATTATTGACCTGATACTGCATTTATGATGAGGACAGAAAAAGTCGGTAAGAATGAAAAAGCAGCAACAACGATCAAAGGAGATAATATGCAAACAAGCTCCACAGagtaaacaaaactgatgcagtGACTTTACCTGCTAGGTACTTCGAGATCTTCCCAATGACCTGGCCTTTTCATGACCTTAACCTTTGCGAGCTGCGCGATGTTCCTGAATAAAAACTAAACCACTTAAGTGAAAAGTAACACAAATGTAGGTTATGTTCTTGATATATATAAGGAATCCCAATACGAAAATCATTAGTTTCAATAAGTATATGAATCGAAAATACAGTTTACATGAGCTTCTGCCCTAGATCTCATTAGTCAAGCTAAGGTCTTGCTGAACTCTACCATACTTCCCCCATGATGGCAGCAGCAAATGGATAAATGCAACAATGCAACAACACCATCTAAGTTTGGTAAGGAAAGGAGATTTATCTCTCAATAAGTTAATGGACAAGCATAGGAAATGAAACAAAATTCGCTGATTCACGAATTTGGTAGCTGGAATATATTGTTTTTTTATACGCGGGAAAGTCGTACCAATATGAAAGTATTTAAGATTTCAaatataatcataataacaatCATAATAACATTTGTTTTTCAACTCCTTTAAAGCCTCCTAGAGTCCTTTCTTGAACTGGAAACCTTTTTTTCTCTGTGTGACTGTGTAATGTTTACTACAGCATTAAGAATGCAACTACTCAAATTTGCTTGCAGATATCAGATGCGTTGTGAGCAATCAATTCTATAATTACACAATATATGTAGCTTAAAATAAGCTGTTATTTTCTGAATATCTACAATAGAAATGACAACATAATATGGAGCTCACGAAAACAGTTAGTGGTAAGGATAAAGACTTACCGGGAAGAAGGATGCATAAGAGAAGCCAGAAACCAACCTTGCGTACTAACAAGCTTTGCGTAAGTACCCTGAAGACAAAATTTAAGAGTGTAACTTTTCCTATACACTGATACATGACCCAGTGTTTCCAACACGATCACATGGTGTGCTGAACATGAATTTAAGAGTGTAACTTTTCCTGTACACTGATAGATGACCCAGTATTTCCAACAAGATCACATGGTGTGCTGAACATGTTTACGAAAAGGTTGGGCAAGATAGAGGAAACTATATTTAAACCGCTGATATTACACTAAAAGGAAAGGAGTACGTACCCTACAGCATAGGGTATTAAAATGATTATACGCAGCACGCAGGTCAAACAGTAATCTAGTCAACTTTATATGGGATGGAAGGGATAATTGGTAGAGTATTTAGACTTAATATGTACTACAAATCATTCAAATCCTAATCCAGACATGACCAACTCGAGGCACTCGATATTTAGGTCAGCGGGGCATTAGAATGTTAATTACTAAAGTTGACTTTTCCAAAGTTGGGCAGTTCTATTTTCTGCGCGTTGGTTGAACTTTGTCTGTTGTCAATTGAAATTTTTAAATTTGGGGTGAGAccccctttttttctttttattttcctatAAAGCACGCTCCAAATATATGCATGCTTGGCTTGGGCATATGACATCAACAGTGCAAACTATCAAGCTTCGAAAAAAGTGTTCGTAGAGAGACTCCATGCATCCATTTAAAGGTTTTCTACATTTTACAGCATAAAAACAGCAATGATAGAGATTAACCTGGAAACCATctagtttaaaaaaaaagaaaacttgaaaaacGGGACCTAAATAAATAAGTTACCAGTAGCTTAAATAACTAAAAATATCACAATATCCCATTCTAATGAATTATTAAATTAGCATAAAAAGTTGAGACCATTAAAAAGAACTTATGATCTGACAGGAAGGGAAACAGTTGTACCTGGTTCACTAACTGGTTCTTGAATTTTTCTGGATGCAATTTCCGCTCTGTATGAAATGCATATGATACTTGAGCATCCATCCCTGCGTATAAACAAAATCCATACACGTGATTTTAACTGATTTGATGTCTTATAGGAGAAAACTAATGAGGCAAACATATAAGCTAGTCAGGATGTCTTATAGTTAATTTATGGACCCGATATGGTTTTCATTGTAGAACTAGCTAAGGGTTTTTATATTCTAGAAGTCTGAAAATTGGCAGGGACTTCCAGAAaagattttgaatttgtttttcacTTCTTGAGGGCTAGGTTAATATTCCCCTCTGGTCTGCTTTACTATTGGTTGGTTTTCCTTTttcattctttgataaatcatgccaACCATAAAAATTACGCTTCCGTTTATAAAAAAACCTCCcgttatgggaaactcttctgtTAACTGCAATGGTTCTCCTATATAGAAAATCACTTTAAGGTAACAAATAACCTCGAAGAAAAGCATATTTagatatttgatggaagaaatttCCTACCCATGCTAAAGTAGTTCCAAAATCCCCCACGAAATGTATGACAACCTTCctgaaaaaaataaacataaaatccAGTGTTAAGTACAATCAAAGTCGATTGATGCAAGACATGCAAATATGGAAATTTAAGTCCAGGATTGAGGAATAGTGATTTGTTATTCCAGTTAGATGGATAACTCTAATTAATCTTTTTTTCTTCCATAGTTCTGGTAACATGTTATGGCTGTGTCTGTGGATTAAGCCTTTCAGAAGTGAAAATAGGCTTTTTCACTCCTGGTTGCTTGTAATTCATTATTTTTGGCTGTCGTGCACCGAACACACCTATTTGCAACAAAATTAGCAGAACCAAACAAAGTAAAATCAGTTTAGGGATTCCAAATAATAAAAGAAATCAAATGCATTCCAAATTA includes the following:
- the LOC113287763 gene encoding diacylglycerol kinase 5-like isoform X1, yielding MTGRFTCLGLQMDDAGSESHHSEKEFFIPNYILLSDAAVECTSFVPECPVLVFINSKSGGQLGGNLLITYRGLLNKNQVFDLGKEAPDKVLSRIYINLERLKLSGDEFATEIQKRLRIIVAGGDGTASWLLGVISDLKLSHPPPVATVPLGTGNNLPFSFGWGKKNPGTDPQSVRLFMNKVKKAKEMKIDSWHIIMRMRVPEEGACDPIAPVPELDLPHSMHAFHRVSRTDSLNKEGCHTFRGGFWNYFSMGMDAQVSYAFHTERKLHPEKFKNQLVNQGTYAKLVSTQGWFLASLMHPSSRNIAQLAKVKVMKRPGHWEDLEVPSSIRSIICLNLPSFSGGLNPWGTPNQKKSRDRDLTAPYVDDGLIEVVGFRDAWHGLVLLAPKGHGTRLAQAHRIRFEFHKGAADSTYMRIDGEPWKQPLPVDDDTVVVEISHLGQVNMLAAPGCISKSVYDPSSPSHRQQDDDSSGELDEEESEERRKFGAADTFKLPADVDISQLS
- the LOC113287763 gene encoding diacylglycerol kinase 5-like isoform X2; translation: MDDAGSESHHSEKEFFIPNYILLSDAAVECTSFVPECPVLVFINSKSGGQLGGNLLITYRGLLNKNQVFDLGKEAPDKVLSRIYINLERLKLSGDEFATEIQKRLRIIVAGGDGTASWLLGVISDLKLSHPPPVATVPLGTGNNLPFSFGWGKKNPGTDPQSVRLFMNKVKKAKEMKIDSWHIIMRMRVPEEGACDPIAPVPELDLPHSMHAFHRVSRTDSLNKEGCHTFRGGFWNYFSMGMDAQVSYAFHTERKLHPEKFKNQLVNQGTYAKLVSTQGWFLASLMHPSSRNIAQLAKVKVMKRPGHWEDLEVPSSIRSIICLNLPSFSGGLNPWGTPNQKKSRDRDLTAPYVDDGLIEVVGFRDAWHGLVLLAPKGHGTRLAQAHRIRFEFHKGAADSTYMRIDGEPWKQPLPVDDDTVVVEISHLGQVNMLAAPGCISKSVYDPSSPSHRQQDDDSSGELDEEESEERRKFGAADTFKLPADVDISQLS